GGCCCGCTCGTCCTCGGGGGCCGGCTCGCGGACGCGGAAGCCGCCGGGGTCGGTGAGCATGCTGAGCTCGGGGACGTGCTCGACGCCCGACAGCGACTCGCGCAGCACGTACGCCCGGTCGGCCACCTCCATCGCCGAGCCGGGCCGCTGCCCGGGCTCCTTGGCCAGCAGCGCCGTGACCAGCTCCCGCACCGGCGCGGGCACGTCCACGCCGAGCGGCGGCGGCTGCTCGTTGAGATGCTGCAGCGCGATCGCCACCTGGCTGTCGCCGCGGAACGGCGTGCGCCCCGTCAGGCACTCGTAGGCCACCACGCCCAGGGAGTACAGGTCCGTCGCGGGCGTGAGCGGGAAGCCCTGCGCCTGCTCGGGGCTGACGTACTGGGCCGTGCCCAGCACCGTGCCGGTCTGCGTCACCGGCGCCGCCTCCAGGGCCCGCGCGATGCCGAAGTCCGTCACCTTGATGGTGCCCTCGGGGGTGACCAGCAGGTTGCCCGGCTTGATGTCGCGGTGGATGATGCCCGCCGAGTGGGCGGCGTGCAGCGCCCTGGCCGTCTGGTGCACCACGTCGAGCGCCACCTCGGGCCCGATGGCGCCGTTGCGCGCCAGGATGGCCGACAGCGGCTCGCCGTGCACCAGCTCCATGACGAGGTAGGCCAGGTCGCTCTGCTCGCCGTAGTCGAAGATCTGCGCCACCCCCGGGTCCGCCAGCGCGGCGGTCAGCCGCGCCTCGTTGCGGAACCGCTCGCGGAAGGTGGGATCGACGTAGATGTGGCTGCGCAGGATCTTCACCGCCACCTCGCGCCCGAGCAACTCATCACGGGCACGCCACACTTCTCCCATACCGCCCGTGGCGATGCGGGAGACCAGTAGGTAGCGGTTACGGAGCCGCATGACCCAGCAGGTTACCGTCACTCACTTGTTCAGCACCGCCTCCAGCACGGCCTTCGCGATCGGCGCGGCGGTGTGCCCACCGGTCGCCTCTGCCCCGACGTTGGCCGCGCCGGACTCGACGATGACCGCGAGGGCCACCTTCGGGTCCTCGGCGGGCGCGAAGGAGATGAACCAGGCGTGCGGCGGCGCGTTGGTGGCGGTCTCCGCGGTGCCTGTCTTACCCGCTACCTGGACGCCCGGGACCTGCGCCAGGTTGGCGGTGCCGTTGCTCACGACGCTCACCATCATCTCGCGCAGCTTGGCCGCCGTCTCGGAACTGACCGCATCCGTCTTCAGCGCTTCGGGGTCGGCTTCCTCGATCGTGTCGTTCTTGGCGTCCGTGATCTTGTTGACGAGGTACGGCTTCATCACCGTGCCGTCGTTGGCGATGCCCGCCGCGATCATGGCCATCTGCAGCGGCGTCATCCGGTTGCTGTTCTGCCCGATCGAGGCCATGGCCAGCGCGGCCTTGTCGTAGTCCTTGCCGAAGTCGCTCTGCGCCGCGGCCATCGGCACCGACACCGGCGTGCCCATGCCGAACTTCTCCGTCTGCTCCTTCATCGCGTCGAAGCCCAGCTCCATGCCCATCGAGGCGAAGGGCGTGTTGCAGGACTTCTCCAGCGCGTAAACCAGCGTCACCCGGCCGCTGCCGCAGGCCGCGCCGCCGTAGTTGGGCAGGCTGATGTTGGTCTGGGGCAGCGGCAGCCGCTGCGGCGCCTCCACGGTCGTCTGCGGGCCGCGCGAGGAGTCGGCCTCCAGGTAGGCCGCCATGGTCACGACCTTGAACGTCGAGCCCGGCGGGTAGGTCTGCGAGATCGTGCGGTTGAGCAGCGGCTGGCTCTTGTCCTGGTCGAGCTCGTCGTACCGCTTGAAGACCTCGCTCTTGCTGGTGCCCGACAGCTCCGCCGGGTCGAACGTGGGCAGCGAGACCATGGCCAGGATCCCCCCGGTCTTCGGGTCCAGCGCGATCACGGCGCCGCGCTTGCCGCTGTTGCGCAGCGCGTCGTAGGCCGCCTTCTGGGCCTTCGGGTTGATCGTGAGGTCGACGCTGGCGCCCCTGGTCGGCTCGCCGGTGAACAGGTCGATGCTGCGCCGCAGCAGCAGGTCGGCGCTGGAGCCGTCGAGCAGGGCGTTCTCGCTGCGCTCGATCGCGCTCTCGCTCTCGGGCGAGAAGTAGCCCGTGACGTGCGCGTACAGCTTGCCGTCGGTGTACTTCCTGACGAACTTGAAGTCGCTGTCCTTGGTCTCGACGGACTGCGCGAGCACCTTGCCGCCGGCCGTGATGCGGCCGCGCTCGATGGCGTAGCGGTCGTAGTAGTTGCGGGTGTTGCGCGCGTCCGTCCGGTACTCCTCCGCCCGTACGGCCTGGAGGAAGTTCACGTTGACCATCAGGAGCGCGAACATGGCCAGGCAGGCCACGGCCACGCGCTTCAGAGTGCCGTTCATCGCTGGAACACCTGCGTCAGTCCTTCGTTCTGGATCGCTTGAGGCGGGGGGCGTCTGGCGGCATCTGACGTTCGTACCAGCAGCGCGATAAGGATCCAGTTAGCCAGGAGGGCCGAGCCGCCCTGGGACATGAAGGGCGTCACCAGACCGGTCAGCGGGATGAGGTTGGTCACGCCTCCGACGATGATGAAGACCTGCCAGGCCAGGATGAACGACAGGCCGCCCGCCAGGAGCTTGGAGAAGGGGTCGCGGGCCGCCAGCGAGGTGCGCAGGCCGCGCTGGACGATCAGCGCGTAGATCATCAGGATCGCCATCAGCCCGGTCAGGCCGAGCTCCTCGCCCGCGGCGTTGAAGATGAAGTCGGAGAAGGCCAGCGGGATCAGCTCGGGGTGGCCCTGGCCGAGCCCGGTGCCCAGGATGCCGCCGGCGCTCAGGCCGAACAGGCCCTGCATGCTCTGGTAGCTCTTGCTGCACATCGGGTCGCCCGGCGGGTCCTGGAGGCAGATGTCCGCGTTGCCGAAGTAGACCTCGTTGGTCGGGTCGAGCCAGGCGTCGAAGCGGGCGCCGACGTGGTCGAACAGCTGCCCGGCCAGGAACGCGCCGCCGACGAACAGCAGGATGCCGATGAGCACCCACGACGTACGCTGGGTGGCGATGTAGAGCATCACCACGAAGCCGCCGAACAGCAGCAGCGACGAGCCCAGGTCCTTCTGCAGCACCAGCACGCCGATGGCGATCGCCCAGGTGATGAGCACCGGGCCGAGGTCGCGCACCCTGGGCAGGTCGATGAACAGCAGCCGGCGCCCGGCCAGCGCCAGCACGTCGCGCTTGGCGACCAGGTAGCCGGCGAAGAAGACGACCAGTGCGATCTTGGCGAACTCGGCCGGCTGGATGGTCGCCGAGCCGAACCCGATCCAGATCTGCGCGCCGTTGATCTCCTTGCCCAGCCCGGGCACCAGCGGCGAGACGAGCAGTACCACGCCGACCAGCCCGGCGGTGTACGTCAGCCGCTGCAACGCCCGGTGGTCACGCAGGACCAGCAGCGTCACGGCGAAGAGCACGACGCCGACCCCGGTCATGACGATCTGGTTGGTCGCGGACGCGCCCTTCATGGGCGCGCTCTCCAGCCGGTAGATCACGACCAGGCCGATGCCGTTGACCAGCGTCACCAGCGGCAGGATCAGCGGGTCGGCCCAGGGGGCGAACTTGGCCAGCACCAGGTAGGCGGCCAGCATCAGGCCGCCCAGGCTCAGGCCGTAGGTCAGCATGCCGGCGGGCACCTGGCCGTCGATCGCCAGACCCACGTTGGCGTACGCGCCCATGACGATCAGGACCGCGAGCGCGAGCATGATCAGCTGAGCCCCGCGCCGCTTGGCCGGCATCGGGACGGGGGAGACCGCGACTTCGCTCATCTACTGCTGTTTCGTCTTGGTGGCGGTGGCCGACGCGGACGGCGTGGGGGTGGGGCTCGCCTCCGCGGTGGTCTCTTGCTCTTCCTTCGGCTCTGAGTCGGCGAACTTCAAGCTGTTGATCCTCGTTATGCCCTCGGCTTCGGTGGTGACGGGGATGCCGCTCCTGATCAGCGCCTGGTCGGCCTCGGACAGCTTGGACAGCTGCTTGCCCGTGGGCTTGGAGACGTGGAAGAGCGGAAACGGCCCCAACTCCCTCTGGATCCCCTGGAACACGACCACTTCGTCGCCCCTAGCACCGACGAAGAACTGGTCCTGAGTCCACTGATATCCAAAGTAACCGCCGACGCCGACGGCGACGACACCGATGCCGAACACGGTGACCAGCACGGGCCACACGCGACGACGCCTGCCCGACCGGCGGGACGCCTGGGGGACGTCCTGCTCGTCGAACTCGTCATCGGTGATCACCGGCTGGGGTGCGGTCACCGCGTTGACTCGCCCCGGCGAGGTGTCCTGTGGACTACCGTGCAGCCGGCTCATGCCCGCGGCGCCGACGACGGCGGCCTCGACGGGCACCTGCTGCCCGTCGGTGATCTCGAGCACGTCGGCCAGCACGCAGGTGATGTTGTCGGGCCCGCCTCCTCTGTTCGCCAGGTCGATGAGCTGGCGGACGACCTCTTCCGGGTCGTCGATGTTGGTGAGCGTGGCGTGCAGCGTCTCGGCGCTCACCACGCCCGACAGGCCGTCGGAGCACAGGAGGTAGCGATCGCCCACCTGCGCCTCGCGCAGCGTGAGGTCGGGATCGACCTCACCGCTGCCGTCGAGTGCGCGCAGCAGGATCGAGCGCTGCGGATGCGTGGCCGCCTCTTCCGGCGTGATGCGCCCGTCGTCGACGAGCTGCTGCACCAGCGTGTGGTCATGCGTGATCTGGTAGAGCTCCCCGCGCCTGAGCAGGTAGGCGCGCGAGTCGCCCACGTGCACCAGGGCGACCTGGGTGCCGTTCCAGAGCATGGCCGTCAGAGTCGTGCCCATGCCCTTGAGGCTGGGATCCCGCCCCACCATTTCGTGCAGCTTGCGGTTGGCGTCGCGTACCGCTGCCTCGATGGCGTTGAGCAGGTCACCCCCCTGTTGGGCCTCTTCCAGAGAGGCCATGGCGGCGATGGCGACTGAGCTCGCCACCTCGCCGTGTGCGTGCCCGCCCATGCCGTCGGCGACAGCGAGCAGGCGGCCGCTAGCGTACGCCGAGTCCTCGTTCCCTTCGCGGAGGAGGCCGACGTCCGAGCGGGCGGCGTAGCGGAGTGCGATGGTCATTTGCGCAATTCAATGACTGTCTTGCCGACGCGGATCGGAACACCGAGCGGCACCGGGGTCGGGCGGGTGACTTTCGAGCGGTCGAGATACGTGCCGTTGGTGGACCCAAGATCTTCCACGATCCATTGACCGTCCTGAGGGAAGAGCCGGGCGTGCCGGCTGGAAGCGTAGTCGTCGGTGACTACCAGCGTGGCGTCATTGGCCCGGCCAATGGTGATGGGCGTCTCCGTGAGGTCGATGGTGGTGCCTTGGAGTGGGCCACCGGTGACGATGAGCTGGCGTGGCTCGCCCTTCTTGCTCTTGGGCTTGGCCACGGGTTTGGCCACTTTCGCGGTCTTACGTGCGCCCGCGGGAGCCGTGCGTGAGCCGAACAAGTCAGTCCGGATCACGCCGACTGCGGCAATGACGAAGAACCACAGCACCGCCAGGAAAGCGAGCCGGATCAGCAGCAGCGTGAGCTCGGACATGGACCGTCTGTCTACCCCTAATCGCGCCGGAACACCAGAGTCGTGCGCCCCAACGTCACTCGCGTGCCGTTCTGGAGCTCGATCCTGCGTACCGGCTGGCCATTGACGAAAGTGCCGTTCGTCGATCCGAGATCCACCAGAACCACGGTCTGGCCCTCGACGCGCAGCTCCGCATGGTGCCGCGAGACGCCTGGATCGACGAGACGAAGATCGCAGTCGGTGCCCCTGCCGAGCAAGGTCACCGGAGTGGTGAGCTCGTAGGAGCGGTCGCCCTGCGGATCATCCTGGGTGGAGACGAGCAGCCGCGGCCGCCCGTTGAACGCGTGCGGCCTCGACGGAGGCAGGTCGCTCGCCGGCTGACGGATCTCGTCCTGCTCGACCGTCGCGCCACGGATGACGCCCGATCGGATGCGGAACAGACCCACAGCCAGGTCGCCTGCGGTCTCGAAGCGGACCCGGACCGGTCCCACAAAGGAGTAGCCCTGTTCCTTGGCGTACTCCCTGGCGAGGTTGGCCAGCTCGTGGCTGATGCTGTCGGCGTAGACCTCAAGCCTCTCGCTGTCGGTCGTGGACAGCTCCACCACGAAGTCGTTGGGCACGAGCGTGCGACCTTGAGCGACGATCGCCGCACGCTCATCCATCTCCCGCTGAACCGCGCTGGCGACCTCGACCGGCTGAAGGTCAGATTTGAACGCCCGCGCAAAGGCTCCCTCCACCAGGCCTTCGAGCCTTCGCTCGAAGCGCTGAAGGACTCCCACCGGGTACCTCCCTTCCTCCGTGCATATGATCGCGGCCCCGAGACGCTATCGGCGCCCGGTCTCCGCTCGTTCCACGTCACGGCCGCCCAGGCGCTCGTCGGCCCTCGCGCCCAGCTCCTCCGCTCCCGTGTCTTATGCGATCGTATCCGGGTTCAGTACCAGTGGCTGTTCCGTGCTAATGTTCTTTCCGCACCCACAAGGGCGGGTGGCGGAACGGCAGACGCGCACGGTTCAGGTCCGTGTGTCCGAAAGGACGTGAGGGTTCAAATCCCTCCTCGCCCACTCGGGGTCACCGATGAAATCGGCAGACCCACATTGACGAAACAAGCCCCGGTTCGCAAGAGCCGGGGCTACTTCTTTGTCTCGACCTTGTCAGTAGGGCTGCACTCCGCATGGAGACCCTAGATGCCCTGACTTGCAGATCACTTTCGAATGGCTTGAGTGATTTAGCTCACACTCTCGCTCCGGGCCGGGCGGGGGGCGTGCCTTCCGCACGCCCCCCGCACACCTGTTCTACGCCGCTCTGGTGTCGAGCAGCTCGCCCACCAGGTCGGTGAGGCTGACCATGCCGATGACGTCCTGCGCCGCGTTCGTCACCAGGGCGAGGTGGGACCGCGCCTCCTGAAGGGCCGTGACGGCCTCGGGGACCTGCGTGGTGCACGCCAGCTTGGGCAGCGGCCTGACGAGGTCGGCGGCCTTGCTCTCCGGCTTCAGCAGGGCCTCGCGGACGTGCAGGGCGCCCTCGACGCCGTTCGGCCCCTCGACCAGGAGCCTGAGGTGGGCGCTGCCCGCCGCCGTGGTCCTGATCTCGGTGGCCGTCGCCGTCGCCCGTACCTTGACCACCCGGTCGATGGGCACCATGAGGCGCTCGATGCCCTCGTCGTCCAGCCGCAGCGCCCGGGTGAGCAGGTCGTGCTCCTCCCGGTCCAGCAGGCCCATCCGGCCGGACTCGCCGACCAGCATGGCGAGCTGGCGAGGGGTCCTGGTCGTGGCCAGCTCGTCGCGCGCCTGGACGCCGAACAGGTGCAGGATCAGGTTCGTCAGCGCGTTCAGCGTCGACAGCAGCGGGCGCATGACCGTGGTGAAGGCCCTGAACGGGAAGGTCAGCACGAGCGCCGCCCGCTCGGGGTGGGTCAGCGCCCAGGACTTCGGGGCCATCTCGCCGATGACCATGTGCAGGAACGTCACCAGCGCCAGCGCGATCACCAGCGCGATGGGCAGCCGCATGGCCTCCGGCACCCCGATGGCCGCGAAGACCGGCTCCAGATAGTGCTCCAGCGCCGGCTCGGTCACCTGACCGAGGCCCAGGGTGCACAGCGTGATGCCGAGCTGGGCGCCCGCCAGCATGAGCGAGAGCTGCCTGCTGCCACCCGCCGCTGACCTGGCGGCGAGCCTGACGAGCCGGTTGCCGCCTACGGCCATCTCCTCCAGGCGGTGGCGCCGGGAGGAGACGAAGGCGAACTCCGCGGCCACGAAGAGCGCGTTGAAGGCCAGCAGCGCCAGGCTCAGAATGATCATGGTCATCGGGACGTCGCCTCCGCGTGCCGCAGGGGCGTCAGGCGCACCCATTCGGGCACTCGCCTGTTGAGCGAGATCACCGTCAGCTCCGCCTGGTGGTCCTCCGCGTCTTCCGCGAAGGGGTCGGTGTTGGCGTCGATCGGTACGGTCACTGTGTCGCCGGGGTTCGGCATCCTGCCCAGCCTGGCCAGCACCAGACCGGCGAGGGTGTCGTAATCGTCGCTCTCCGGCAGCGACACCCCCGTGGCGCGCTCGACCTCGTCGAGGCGCAGGCTGCCCGGGACCTCCCAGACGCCGCCCGGGTGCTCGACGGCGCCCACGGGCTCGGGGTCGTTCTCGTCCACCAGCTCGCCGACCAGCTCCTCGGCCAGGTCCTCGATGGTGATGACGCCCGCCAGGCCGCCGTACTCGTCGATGACGCAGACGATGTCGTCCTTGGCCGCCCGCATCCTGTCGAGGACGGCGGGCAGCGGCACCGAGTCGGGCACCAGCAGGGCGGGGCGGGTGATCGCGGCGATGCTGCCCTCCTCAAGGCCGGAGGCGAGCAGCTCGCGCACGCCGGTGACCCCCGCCACGTCGCCGTCCTGGCCCACGACCGGGTAGCGGGAGTGGCCGCACTCGCGCATGACCGCGAGCAGGTCGCTGATCGGCTGCGAGGTACGCAGGACCATCACCCGGGGGCGGGGGACCATGATCTCCTCCGCTGTGCGGTCGCCGAACTCCAGCGCCCGCTCCAGGAGGTCGGACAGGCGCGGCGGCAGCTCGCCCGCCTGGGTCGACTCCGCGATGATGCGGGACAGCTCCTCGGGCGTGGCGCCGTGCTCCACCTCCTCCACGGGCTCGATGCCGACGCGTCTGAGCAGGCCCGTGGCGGCCGAGTCGAACAGCTTGACCACCGGGCCGACGACCGCCAGGTAGACCAGCGTCGAGCGGGCCAGGAACTTGGCCACCTGCTCCGGCCTGGCGATACCGAGATTCTTGGGCGCCAGCTCGCCGAACACCATCTGGACCACGGTCGCCACGAAGACGCCGATGGCCACGGACAGGCCGGTGATCATGCCGTCGGACAGGCCCGCGTCGGCCAGCCACGGCCGTACGATCGTGGCGATCGCCGGCTCGGCCAGGAAACCGACCAGCAGCGCCGTCACGGTGATGCCGAGCTGGGCGCCGGAGAGCATGAAGGACAAGCGGGAAGTGACTTGGAGTGCCTTGTCGGCGCGGGTGTCGCCGGCGGCGGCCTGCTCGCGCAGCACCCCCCGGTCGGCGGCGACGAAGGCGAACTCCTGGGCGACGAAATAGCCGGTCGCCGCGGTGAGAAGCAACAGGGCCAGCAGCCCGAGATAGGCGCTCACCGCAGTGAGCCCTCAGAGGAACCCGTGCCCGAGCACGGGCGAAGACTCCACGGGTCCGGATCGGACACGATCATCCCTTCGATAGAGGTCGTCCATAACCGTAACGACGCAGGTGGCATCTATGTTTCCGCAGTGACTCTCAGCTTGTTCCGCGTACTTTTCCGTGGAGAAACCTTGGCGGAACGACTTCACTGGCGGGGGGTTGGACGTAGCGTCTATGACAAAGCGAAGGGAAGAAGGCGAAGTGACCGAGGACGACCGGACCCGGGCCATGCGCTCACCAGGCGACGGCCGCCCCCTGCCACCACGGCCCAGTGACGGCCTGCGCTCGGGGGGCGCGCCCGCTCACCGGCTCCCCTCGGCGGAGCCGGGAGCGCCCACGCACAAACTTCCCACCGCCGCCCAGGTGCCCGAGTCGCCCCGGGTGGACGAGCCGCCCCGGTCGAGCTCGCGGGTCTACGGGCGGGCACGCTCGGGCAAGAGCCCGATCAGGCCGTTCAAGTCGCGGGGCGAGGAGCCGCCGAAGGGGCCGGGCGGGCCCGTGTCACGCGGCGGCCCCAGGGGGCCGCGCAGGCGGCTGTCCCTGAAGGCGATCGTGACCATCGTCGCCGGGTTCCTGGTGGTGTTACTGGTCGCGGCTCTCGCGCTGTTCTTCGTGGTCGACTCCCGGCTGGTGGGCATCGACGGGGTGCTCGACGACTACGAGGGCCGGCCCGCCGACACCCCGGGCACCAACTGGCTGCTCGTCGGCTCCGACAGCCGCAAGGGCCTGACCGCCGCCCAGCGCAAGAAGCTGGCCACGGGGCAGGCGGCCGGGCAGCGTACGGACTCGATGATGTTGCTGCACATCCCCGAGGGCAGCGACAAGCCCACGCTGGTCAGCCTGCCGCGCGACTCGGCCGTCACCATCCCGGGCAAGAGCCGTGACAAGCTCAACTCCGCGTACGCCATCGGCGGGCCCAAGCTGCTCGTCCGCACCGTGGAGGCGGCCACCGGGGTGCACGTCGACCATTACATGGAGATCGGCTTCGCCGGGTTCGTGGACATCGTGGACGCCATCGGCGGGGTCGAGATCAACGTCCGGGCGGCCGTGAACGATCCGAAGGCGGGCCTGAAGCTGAAGAAGGGCGTCCAGACGCTCAGCGGCTCGCAGGCGCTCGGTTACGTGCGCACCCGCAAGGGCGGCGCGCTGCCCGACTTCGAGCGGACCAAGCGGCAGCGGCAGTTCCTCGGCGCGGTGGTGAAGAAGGCCGCCAGCCCCGGCGTGCTGCTCAACCCGTTCACCTCGATCCCGCTGGCCTTCAGCGCCACGGACGCGGTCGAGGTCGACTCGGGCACGGGCGCGTTCAACATGCTCTCGCTGGGGCTGGCCATGGGCGACAGCCCGGTGACCACGGTGGTGCCGTTCGGCGGCAACGAGGTGATCCCCGGCGGCGGCACGGCGGTCAAGTGGGACCGGACCAAGGCGCTGGCGCTGTTCGACGCGCTGAAGGAGGACAAGCCGGTGCCGAAGGACGTGGTGGACGCCGGCTGAGGCGGGCGGGCGGCGGGTCAGTCGCCGCCGCCACCACCGCCGTCGCCCCCGTCACCGCCGCCGCCTCCGTCTCCGCCTCCGCTTCCGCTTCCGCTTCCGCTGGAGGACGAGGTGCTGGTCGTCATGACGGCGGTCCCGATGGCGGAGATGGTCTGGGCGACCGCGTCGGCCGCCCACGTGCCCTTGGCGAGCTCCTTGACGCGCCTTCTGCTCGCGCCGGGGAACACCTTGCGGCTCAGCCCGGCCGCGTGCGTGATCGCGATCAGGGCGGCCGTGCGGTCGTCGGGGTGGGCGCCCGCCAGAACGGCGGACACGCGCTCCCTGACGTTCGCCTCCGCCCCGGGGTGCGCCTCCGGCCAGCGGGTGACGGGGAAGAGCCCCAGGACCCTGCCGCGCCGCTCGCTCAGGATGCCCGCCGCCGCCAGCCGGGAGAGCAGGCGGCCGCGCAGCTTCTGCGACTGCAGCTCGTGCACCCACCAGGCCGGGCTCCTGGTGCCCCGCTTGGCGGCGATGGCGGCCAGGGCGGCGTCCAGCTCCTGGTCGCCGAGCGGGGCCGGATCGGTGACCGTCAGCTTCTTGAGCAGCCTGCCCGTCACCTCGATGCGCCGGGCGACGGCCAGCTCCGCCAGGACGGCCCCCGCGACCGCCGGGTCGAGCCGCGTGACGTTGATGAGCGGCGTGCCCTTGTCGTCGCTGTAGGCGAGCAGGAGGAGCTCCTCGGCGATCGTCACCGTCATGCCGTGAACACTAACCTCCCAGCCATGAACGTTTCGGAGAGGTTGCACGCCATCGGCCGCCCGCTGCTCCTGGCGCAGCTCGACCACCCCACGGTGGCCGGGATCGGGCGCGGTGATCTGCCGGAGCCGGTGTTCCGGTCGTGGCTGGAGCAGGACTACCTGTTCCTGCTGGACTACGTGCGGGTCTTCGCCCGGCTGGCCTGGCAGGCGCCCGACGCGCACCTGGGCGACCTGGTGGACCTGGCGCACACCACCTTCCACGACGAGCTGAGCCTGCACCGGACGATGTCGGCGGAGTTCGGGGCCGACCTGGAGAAGGCGGTGAAGGGGCCGGCGTGCGCGGCGTACACGGGGTTCCTGCTGGAGTCGGCGGGCTCGTACGCGGAGGGGCTGGCGGCGCTGTACCCGTGCATGTGGGGCTATTCCCACCTGGGGCGCATCCTGGCGGAGCACCCGCCCGCGGAGCCGCGCTACCGGGCCTGGGTGGACACGTACGCGGACCCGGGGTTCGCGGCCCTCACCACGCGCATCGGGCGGATGATCGACGAGGCCCGGCCGGACCCGGACCGCGCGGAGCGGCTGTTCACCGAGGGGATGCGGCACGAGCTGGCCTTCTGGGACGTGCCCTAGCCGGTGAGTGCGGCACGTACCCTGGTGGCATGCCCGAACTTCCCGAAGTGGAGTCTCTCGCCGGTTTCCTGCGCGAGCGGGCGGTGGGTCGCACGATCCTGGGCGTCGACGTGGTCGCCGTCCAGGCGCTCAAGACGTTCGACCCGCCGGTCACCGCGCTCGGCGGGCTGACCGTCACGGGTGTGGCCAGGCACGGCAAGTTCCTCGACCTCGACTGTGACGGCCTGCACCTGGTCATCCACCTGGCCCGCGCGGGGTGGCTGCGCTGGCGCGAGGACCTGTCCGGAGCCAAGCCGGTCCGGCCAGGCAAGGGGCCGCTGGCCGTACGGGTGCGGTTCGCGCCCGACGACGAGGGCCTGGCGCCGGGCTTCGAGCTGACCGAGGCGGGGACCCAGAAGCGCCTGGCCGTCTATGTCACGAAAAATCCGGACGAGATCCCGAATGTTGCCACGCTCGGCCCCGACCCGCTCGCCGAGTCCTTCACCGTCGAGGCGCTCAAGCGGATCATCGGCGGCAACCGCACGCAGATCAAGGGCCTGCTGCGCGACCAGAAGGTGATCGCGGGCATCGGCAACGCCTACTCCGACGAGGT
The nucleotide sequence above comes from Nonomuraea gerenzanensis. Encoded proteins:
- a CDS encoding Stp1/IreP family PP2C-type Ser/Thr phosphatase; this encodes MTIALRYAARSDVGLLREGNEDSAYASGRLLAVADGMGGHAHGEVASSVAIAAMASLEEAQQGGDLLNAIEAAVRDANRKLHEMVGRDPSLKGMGTTLTAMLWNGTQVALVHVGDSRAYLLRRGELYQITHDHTLVQQLVDDGRITPEEAATHPQRSILLRALDGSGEVDPDLTLREAQVGDRYLLCSDGLSGVVSAETLHATLTNIDDPEEVVRQLIDLANRGGGPDNITCVLADVLEITDGQQVPVEAAVVGAAGMSRLHGSPQDTSPGRVNAVTAPQPVITDDEFDEQDVPQASRRSGRRRRVWPVLVTVFGIGVVAVGVGGYFGYQWTQDQFFVGARGDEVVVFQGIQRELGPFPLFHVSKPTGKQLSKLSEADQALIRSGIPVTTEAEGITRINSLKFADSEPKEEQETTAEASPTPTPSASATATKTKQQ
- a CDS encoding FtsW/RodA/SpoVE family cell cycle protein, producing the protein MSEVAVSPVPMPAKRRGAQLIMLALAVLIVMGAYANVGLAIDGQVPAGMLTYGLSLGGLMLAAYLVLAKFAPWADPLILPLVTLVNGIGLVVIYRLESAPMKGASATNQIVMTGVGVVLFAVTLLVLRDHRALQRLTYTAGLVGVVLLVSPLVPGLGKEINGAQIWIGFGSATIQPAEFAKIALVVFFAGYLVAKRDVLALAGRRLLFIDLPRVRDLGPVLITWAIAIGVLVLQKDLGSSLLLFGGFVVMLYIATQRTSWVLIGILLFVGGAFLAGQLFDHVGARFDAWLDPTNEVYFGNADICLQDPPGDPMCSKSYQSMQGLFGLSAGGILGTGLGQGHPELIPLAFSDFIFNAAGEELGLTGLMAILMIYALIVQRGLRTSLAARDPFSKLLAGGLSFILAWQVFIIVGGVTNLIPLTGLVTPFMSQGGSALLANWILIALLVRTSDAARRPPPQAIQNEGLTQVFQR
- a CDS encoding FhaA domain-containing protein, producing the protein MGVLQRFERRLEGLVEGAFARAFKSDLQPVEVASAVQREMDERAAIVAQGRTLVPNDFVVELSTTDSERLEVYADSISHELANLAREYAKEQGYSFVGPVRVRFETAGDLAVGLFRIRSGVIRGATVEQDEIRQPASDLPPSRPHAFNGRPRLLVSTQDDPQGDRSYELTTPVTLLGRGTDCDLRLVDPGVSRHHAELRVEGQTVVLVDLGSTNGTFVNGQPVRRIELQNGTRVTLGRTTLVFRRD
- a CDS encoding peptidoglycan D,D-transpeptidase FtsI family protein — encoded protein: MNGTLKRVAVACLAMFALLMVNVNFLQAVRAEEYRTDARNTRNYYDRYAIERGRITAGGKVLAQSVETKDSDFKFVRKYTDGKLYAHVTGYFSPESESAIERSENALLDGSSADLLLRRSIDLFTGEPTRGASVDLTINPKAQKAAYDALRNSGKRGAVIALDPKTGGILAMVSLPTFDPAELSGTSKSEVFKRYDELDQDKSQPLLNRTISQTYPPGSTFKVVTMAAYLEADSSRGPQTTVEAPQRLPLPQTNISLPNYGGAACGSGRVTLVYALEKSCNTPFASMGMELGFDAMKEQTEKFGMGTPVSVPMAAAQSDFGKDYDKAALAMASIGQNSNRMTPLQMAMIAAGIANDGTVMKPYLVNKITDAKNDTIEEADPEALKTDAVSSETAAKLREMMVSVVSNGTANLAQVPGVQVAGKTGTAETATNAPPHAWFISFAPAEDPKVALAVIVESGAANVGAEATGGHTAAPIAKAVLEAVLNK
- a CDS encoding hemolysin family protein, whose amino-acid sequence is MTMIILSLALLAFNALFVAAEFAFVSSRRHRLEEMAVGGNRLVRLAARSAAGGSRQLSLMLAGAQLGITLCTLGLGQVTEPALEHYLEPVFAAIGVPEAMRLPIALVIALALVTFLHMVIGEMAPKSWALTHPERAALVLTFPFRAFTTVMRPLLSTLNALTNLILHLFGVQARDELATTRTPRQLAMLVGESGRMGLLDREEHDLLTRALRLDDEGIERLMVPIDRVVKVRATATATEIRTTAAGSAHLRLLVEGPNGVEGALHVREALLKPESKAADLVRPLPKLACTTQVPEAVTALQEARSHLALVTNAAQDVIGMVSLTDLVGELLDTRAA
- a CDS encoding serine/threonine-protein kinase, which gives rise to MRLRNRYLLVSRIATGGMGEVWRARDELLGREVAVKILRSHIYVDPTFRERFRNEARLTAALADPGVAQIFDYGEQSDLAYLVMELVHGEPLSAILARNGAIGPEVALDVVHQTARALHAAHSAGIIHRDIKPGNLLVTPEGTIKVTDFGIARALEAAPVTQTGTVLGTAQYVSPEQAQGFPLTPATDLYSLGVVAYECLTGRTPFRGDSQVAIALQHLNEQPPPLGVDVPAPVRELVTALLAKEPGQRPGSAMEVADRAYVLRESLSGVEHVPELSMLTDPGGFRVREPAPEDERATDDLATTTTVQERPSRGRRGARALALVATAGCVAAVGLTAVTFASRDQPRTAPEVAEPSQPPVTATPTQPRARPTKTKTKTRRPPVVPVKSTNPIPSPSATVSKSATPTKKPTPKPTRTTATRTPTPTPTTPTPTTTPTTPTPTASPDPGDTNPPKEET
- a CDS encoding FHA domain-containing protein FhaB/FipA yields the protein MSELTLLLIRLAFLAVLWFFVIAAVGVIRTDLFGSRTAPAGARKTAKVAKPVAKPKSKKGEPRQLIVTGGPLQGTTIDLTETPITIGRANDATLVVTDDYASSRHARLFPQDGQWIVEDLGSTNGTYLDRSKVTRPTPVPLGVPIRVGKTVIELRK